In the genome of Hippoglossus hippoglossus isolate fHipHip1 chromosome 12, fHipHip1.pri, whole genome shotgun sequence, one region contains:
- the LOC117772240 gene encoding uncharacterized protein LOC117772240 isoform X1 — protein sequence MDEALDTLGEQLYTRIYSKHREAAGKLTGMLLELPGPVLSQMLQDEAMLTAAVEKALRALQLEQEPSSRVTCKEEDNVSASSDSLGEQLFELVDIYNTGHSQKITGMLLEQHKEAVSNLLSDPKLLEEQVHIALETLKEQNEETDFSDVSDADDTEKLGEKLFSLVEEMDSLHANDITGMLLEMEPAVLRQLLSDHTMLEAAVEKAQSALDTGQ from the exons ATGGATGAAGCTCTGGACACGCTTGGTGAGCAGCTGTACACCAGGATTTACTCCAAACAcagagaggctgctgggaaACTCACAG gtatGTTGCTGGAGCTGCCAGGTCCTGTGCTGAGTCAGATGCTGCAGGACGAGGCCATGCTGACCGCTGCTGTGGAGAAAGCCCTCCGAGccctgcagctggagcaggagccAAG CAGCAGGGTAACGTGCAAGGAGGAGGACAATGTGTCAGCGTCCTCTGACTCTCTCGGGGAGCAGCTATTTGAGTTGGTGGACATCTACAACACTGGTCACTCTCAGAAAATCACAG GGATGCTTCTGGAGCAGCACAAAGAAGCAGTTTCAAACCTTCTGTCAGATCCCAAACTGCTGGAGGAGCAGGTGCACATCGCCCTGGAGACACTAAAGGA GCAGAACGAGGAGACAGACTTCAGCGACGTGTCGGACGCTGACGACACAGAGAAACTGGGAGAGAAGCTCTTCTCACTGGTGGAGGAGATGGATTCTCTTCATGCAAATGATATCACAG GGATGCTACTGGAGATGGAGCCAGCGGTTCTCCGACAGCTGCTCAGCGACCACACGATGCTGGAGGCTGCTGTTGAGAAAGCACAATCAGCTCTGGACACTGGACAATGA
- the LOC117772240 gene encoding uncharacterized protein LOC117772240 isoform X2, translating to MDEALDTLGEQLYTRIYSKHREAAGKLTGMLLELPGPVLSQMLQDEAMLTAAVEKALRALQLEQEPSRVTCKEEDNVSASSDSLGEQLFELVDIYNTGHSQKITGMLLEQHKEAVSNLLSDPKLLEEQVHIALETLKEQNEETDFSDVSDADDTEKLGEKLFSLVEEMDSLHANDITGMLLEMEPAVLRQLLSDHTMLEAAVEKAQSALDTGQ from the exons ATGGATGAAGCTCTGGACACGCTTGGTGAGCAGCTGTACACCAGGATTTACTCCAAACAcagagaggctgctgggaaACTCACAG gtatGTTGCTGGAGCTGCCAGGTCCTGTGCTGAGTCAGATGCTGCAGGACGAGGCCATGCTGACCGCTGCTGTGGAGAAAGCCCTCCGAGccctgcagctggagcaggagccAAG CAGGGTAACGTGCAAGGAGGAGGACAATGTGTCAGCGTCCTCTGACTCTCTCGGGGAGCAGCTATTTGAGTTGGTGGACATCTACAACACTGGTCACTCTCAGAAAATCACAG GGATGCTTCTGGAGCAGCACAAAGAAGCAGTTTCAAACCTTCTGTCAGATCCCAAACTGCTGGAGGAGCAGGTGCACATCGCCCTGGAGACACTAAAGGA GCAGAACGAGGAGACAGACTTCAGCGACGTGTCGGACGCTGACGACACAGAGAAACTGGGAGAGAAGCTCTTCTCACTGGTGGAGGAGATGGATTCTCTTCATGCAAATGATATCACAG GGATGCTACTGGAGATGGAGCCAGCGGTTCTCCGACAGCTGCTCAGCGACCACACGATGCTGGAGGCTGCTGTTGAGAAAGCACAATCAGCTCTGGACACTGGACAATGA